In Nymphaea colorata isolate Beijing-Zhang1983 chromosome 13, ASM883128v2, whole genome shotgun sequence, one DNA window encodes the following:
- the LOC126409214 gene encoding uncharacterized protein LOC126409214: MAEAMGTQKDAVLDTGSASKTENVPLQVTSIRLTKDNYLSWSAALEIGITSRGRLSYITGDKPAPIKSDPQWATWALEDSQVKVWIISSVSSDIQPLILRKPTSFDMWTVLAKMYGRKKRHLRTYQIKRSIYSLTQGDLSVAAFYAALKTKWEELDYHVTDEWTCGSDHSLYWEKEWMDRTFLFLGGLRDEFESIRSQILNGDEIPGIEEVYARVESEEQRRQVMHLDTGHGPSAFVSRASGTGQRPARHCTHCHKLGHSVDFCWDLHPEKRLVRGRPPSGKRSPSVSDSSQSNSSSGAKSKLSPAQLQELQAYISRLSTTPEESSTSEGAQLAQALVASTDQGLGDGEEDWDWFGY; the protein is encoded by the exons atggcagaagcgatggggactcaaaaagatgccgttcttgacacgggcagcgcctccaagactgagaacgtgccgctccaggtcacctccatccgtctgaccaaggacaattacctatcttggtctgccgctctcgagattgggattactagtcgtgggcgtctctcttacatcactggcgacaaacctgcgcccatcaaatctgatcctcaatgggcgacgtgggcgttggaggacagccaagtgaaggtgtggattatcagctccgtgtcatccgatattcagcccctcattctgcggaagccgacctcttttgatatgtggactgtgcttgcaaagatgtatggtcgcaagaagagacatttgcgcacctatcagattaaacgcagtatttactctctgacacagggtgatttgtctgttgctgccttctatgctgccctgaagaccaagtgGGAGGagttagattatcatgtgactgatgagtggacatgcggttcagatcattccctctactgggaaaaggaatggatggaccgtacgtttctgtttctgggaggcctgcgggatgaatttgagtctattcgtagccagattcttaatggtgatgagattccggggatagaggaagtatatgctcgtgttgaatctgaagaacaacgtcgccaagtgatgcatcttgacaccggtcatggcccttctgcctttgtcagccgtgcctcagggactgggcagcgtcctgcccgacattgcactcattgccacaagttggggcattcggtggatttctgttgggatcttcatcccgagaagagactggtccgaggtcgtcctccctctggcaagcgtagcccttctgtgtctgattccagtcagagcaattcttctagtggtgcaaagtccaagttgtcccctgctcaactccaggagctacaggcgtacatcagccgtctatctactacccctgaggagtcctccacgtctgaaggggctcagctagcccaagctctcgttgcctcgactgatcaag gacttggtgacggggaagaagattgggattggttcggttactga